The window TCTGATCGCTTGTTGGAACGGATGAAGAAAGGGATTACGGTAGACCAAACGGCGCGGGTGGCGGCGGCCTTTCGCCAGGCCGGCATCCTGGTGCATGCTTATCTCATGTACGGGTGTCCCGGTGAGACTATCGCCGACACGGTAGATTCACTGGAACGTGTGCGGCAACTGTTTGCGAACCATCTCCTGCAGTCCGCCTTCTGGCACAAATTTACAGCCACGGCCCACAGTCCCATCGGGCTCAATCCGGCTGCGGAAGGCCTCACGATCCTCGGCCCGACATTCGGAGGGTTTGCCGAAAACGATCTCCGCCACGCCGACCCCAACGCGACCTGCCCACCCTGGCTCGGCGAAGGCCTGCGCGCCGCGTTGCTCAACTACATGGAACAGGCCGGATTCGATATCCCGTCACAACGCTGGTTCTCACATCGGGTCAAACCGCCACGGGTAACGAAGACCTGGCTCACGCAGGCGCTGGCGGCTTCCTCTGCCGTGCCACTGACTGCCGAACGACGTTGCGTCTGGATCGGCGGCAGGCCTGTGGTCGCGGCAACCGGACGTACGCGCACCAAGGTCATTCTTCCGACACGCACAGAGGATTTTACGATCAGCCTGGCGTCTCCGCACGCTGAATGGCTGCTCCGCTTCCTGCACGAATCGACTCCTTCGCCTAGCCGGAGAAATCACGCATACCCCCGCCTCGCCGAAGTCCGCGATCGATTTCCGGCCGCCGGCGCGCGCGGATTCGATCGATTCAGCAGGGGCTCCGCCTGGCAATCGATCCGCCAAGCGGGCCTCCTCCTGGTGTAAGACTTCGCGCGTTTCCACCACCCGTACCTCCCCAATAGTCACGCGCATCTATCCACACACGACTGCATGGTTTTCCGTACATCGAATGTATCAACTTAAGACATTTGTTCATTCATGAAGCATTCGAAAATGTGACTTGTAGTACTTATTAGCATTTTGTTGTAAATGACGAAAAAATCATGCGCAGCGTGTTGACATCTCTGCGTACTTACACTACATGTGGGGCCTACTTATGAGCTCACTTTACAGAGGAGATGCACTATGCTCATCACACGATTGCTAACCCCATTGCTGGCTACCGGCATTCTCTTGTCGGCGCCGCTTTCGGCCTTAGCTATCGCCGTCTATTCGTCCTCCGGTCCGAACGCCGCATCGATTCAAGGTTCCGTCGATGGCTTCAGAAACGATCTCGGAACGAACAACGGCGTGGGTGGCTCGTTCACAGGCGGTCGCCGGGAAATCAATTGGGACGGGGTGCCTGCCGGATTCTCCGACCCTAACAATCTGCCGGGAAACTTCTTCAATTCCAATTCGGCTCGCGGCGCCGTATTTGAAACGCCTGGATCCGCATTCAGGGTCAGTGCAAACTCTGGCTCGGCTACGCCGGTTCGCTTTGGCAGCATCAATCCCTCTTTTCCAAGCAGTTTTTCCGTGTTCAGTTCCCAGAAACTCTTTACCGCCATCGACAGTAACATCGTGGATGTAAGATTCTTTGTACCCGGCACCAATCAACCGGGAGCCGTGCGCGGGTTCGGGTCGCTCTTCACCGACGTCGATTTGGCCGGTCCTACCACGATTGAGTTTTTTGACTTTCACAACAACAGCCTGGGCAAACAAACTGTCCTCAACACGCCGGGTGTGACCAGTCTTTCCTTTCTGGGTGTCTCTTTGGAGCAGGCCATCATTAACCGCGTCAGGATTACCGCAGGAAACGCCGCCCTCTCGGCGCTGGACGGATTCGACTTTGTCGCCATGGATGATTTCATCTACGGCGAACCGCAAGCAGTCCCGGCTCCGGCCGCCGTCCTTCTCCTCGGAAGCGGCTTGGCTGTCCTGGTGTGGGCGCGGCGGAAGTCTCTCCTTCCCGATTAACCAGGGTTTGCACCTTTCCAATGGCAAGGGGGAGTCGGCCTGAAGCTGACTTCCCCCTTGTGCGTTCTACGCGTCGTTTCCTAAGCCTATCGATCTCTTGCTTCGCCACCTCGTATCTTGCTTCAGGCCACGTTACCTAAGCGCGCTATTCTGGATCGCGATCGACACCCTTACGACGCAGACGACAGCCGCAGATCCACGCCTTGTGGATTGACGGGGACTGGATATAGAACCAGGCGGCAAGGAGGGAACAGCTCAATCGGTGACTAAACGTCCTGCAGATTACGGCTCTTACTGAAACGAAAAGAGGAGCCGACCTATTGGCAGGCTCCTCTCATCTCGACCATCGTCGAAGCTCGCGCTACTTATTGGGCTGCGGAGTCAGCCGAAGATAGGGCTTGATCGATTTGAAGCCCTTCGGAAACAGCGTCTTGGCTTCGGCATCGTTCACCGCCGGGGTGATGATGCAATCCTGCCCGTCCTTCCAGTTCACCGGGGTCGCCACCTTGTATTTCGCCGTCAGCTGCAGGGAATCCACCACGCGCAGCAATTCGTCGAAATTCCTCCCGCAGGAGGCCGGATAGGTCAGCATCAACTTGATCTTCTTATCCGGCCCGATCACGAACACCGAACGCACCGTCATGCTATCCAGCGAGTTCGGGTGGATCATGTCATACAGATCGGCGACCTTCTTCTCCGGGTCGGCAATGATCGGGTAACTGACCGTACAATTCTGGGTTTCGTTGATGTCCTTGGTCCAGCCGCGATGCGAATCCAAGGGGTCCACGCTGATGGCGAGAACCTTCACGCCACGCTTATCGAACTCCCCTTTGATCCTCGCCATATAACCCAATTCTGTCGTACAGACGGGGGTATAGTCCTTCGGATGTGAAAACAGAATCCCCCACCCGCCGCCCAGCCACTCGTGAAAGTTGATCGTCCCTTCCGTCGTCTCAGCTGTAAAGTTTGGGGCATCGTCGCCCAATCGTAGTCCCATGATTTCCTCCTTCAATATCCGGTCTGACCTGGTGATGGCACTGCGTACGGGAGCAGAAAGACGAGATTAGAGTACCGTTTCTCGTCAGTCCGGCGCAAGCGGAAGCTTGCGCGAAGAATGCCGCAAGACCGGTGGCGGGACGAACCGCCTGCCGCCACTCAAGTTTTCACTCGCGTATCCGATAAGAAACTCAGGTGCCACAGGAGAGCGTATGGAGAACACGAAACCACCCGCCACCGGACTCCGAATCTCCGACGATCCCATGTACCGCTTGCTTCGAGAGGGGTGCATCAAGGAGTTCAACGTCAAACGGGCGGGAGGCGAACCGGTGGACCTGACCCGCTGCGACTTGCGGGGCCTCGACCTGCGTGGGCTGGAGACGGATGGATTGGACTTCAGCGAGTGTTACTTTCGGCAAGCCGATCTTCGAGGTATCGATTTCCGCAACGCGAAGCTCGAAGGAGCCAGCATCAATGCGGCCAAGATTTCCGGAGCCTACTTTCCCACCGAATTGAGCGCGAGTGAAATCGAGCTCTCACTGCTGCACGGGACACGAATGCGGTACCAGCCCAAGCCCTGACCCTACCCAGACCGCTCAACTTCCCGTCAGATTCAGCCTGACCCGAACCTGTTTTCCCTCTGAAGGCGCCAGTTCCGCGTCGATCAGGAAGACGCGATCCTCGGGCAACCCGCCCTGCTCGATCAGCCGCTCACGAATGGCCCTGGCGCGCCCTTGTGCCAATAGGCGCAACTCCGACTCCTCAACCGTCATTGCCGGAAAGAGCTGTTGTCGCAGTTCGTCGGCCGTCAACACCCGTTCGACGAATTTCCCCCCCGGGAGCTCTTCACGCTTCATCGGTTGCTTTCCCAACTTCTCCGCATAGAGATCACTCAGGAGTTCAAACTCCCGCGAGGGCGAGGGCACAGCTTGCAGATTTTTGGTTCCCCCCTGAGTAAATCGTCGCTGCACCTCGGTCACAATTTTCTGCAACGCCAGGGCTTCGCGGTCTCGCGCAGGATCGGCCGCACCCGCCACATCCACCCGTAACGCCGGTCGTTCCTGGAGTGCCTTGGCAATCGACTCGACCTTTCGCTGCTCCACACTCTCCAGGACTTCGCTTCCGGCCATGAATTCGATGAACTGCAAGTCTTCACCGCTGCCGCCGACAAGGCCCCCCAGCGCCGAAAACGGAGAGGTGGCCACTTTGGTGATCAGATTGACCAACGCATTCAGCACCACTCGGCCGTAGCGAAAGTCCGGTTCATTCAGATCACCGCGCACCGGCATATCGATATCGATCCGCCCCCGTCGGTCTTTCAACAACCCCACGGCCAGACGAACCGGCAGGCTCGTAGCATCCGGGCTGTCGGTTTTCTCCCCGAAGGTCAGCTGATCGACCAGGACCTTGTTTTCCCCCACAAGTTGCTGCTTCGACACCTGATACATGAGGTCGAGCGAGAGCTTGCCCTTGGTGATCGGATAGCCGACATACTTGCCCGCGTAGGGCGACACCGCCGTCAGGTCGACGCCCTTGAACAGGAAGGTCAGATGCGTATACGTATCCTCGCTCAGGGGATTGATCTGCCCCTGAATCTTGAGCGGTGCCACTTCGTCGACTGTCCCGGTCAGGGCCACCTCCGCTTTCGCGATCTGCTTGGAGGACAGGCCCTTGATCGTACCGCTCAGATTTTGAATCCCGGTTGTGATAACCGGTTCGATCGACTCGTCGATGAACGTGGCCGACAATTTGGACAATCGGACGACATTCACGTCGATGGGAATCGGAGCCGTCGCCTTCTTGACAACTGTCGCCTCAACCGGCTTCGATACCGGCGGCTGTGCCGGACCTTGAGCAGGAGCCTTCATCACACGCGAAAGATTCGTGGTTCCGTCTTTGGCCGTCACAAACCGGATCGCCGGATCGCGCCACGCAATCTCCCCGATCTTCACCCTCGTCGGGGCCACCTCCAGCGCGACCTTGTTCAGCCCCAGTGCCGTCCAGCCAAGGAACTCATGGGCAGACACTCCGTCGGCCACATGCAGACTATTCAGCCCCAGCTGTCCCGTGTACTGGATCATCGGTTCCGGGTCATGTTGGCTGCGATACACCAGCTCCCCGTCCAATTCCAATTCGCCGTCTCTGATTTCAACCTGCATGCGACGGTCGAGATAGGGCTGAAAGGGCCGCAGACCGATATGCGCCAATTTGAGGGTGAGCGCAGTTTGCAGGGGTTCCAGTTGCAGCGTGCCCTTGCTCTCAACGGTGCCCTGTTGATTGAGCCGAAAACCGGCTGACACCGGCCACGAGCCCTTCAACGGCACATGGATCCCGTTCACCGTCACATGCAGGTCATCGATTGCCAACTGCGCCGGCGTCTTTAGACTCCGATCTTCGAACGCCACCTGCGCCTTGGTTACCTCAATCGCCTGCACGTCCACCGACCAGGACTGCCCGGAATCCGTCGCAGGCCGCTGCGGCTCAACCGGGTCCTCCCGGGAAGCCGCAACCGGAGTAAAGAGTGGTTTAAAATTCACGACGCCGTCCTCGGCAAGCCAGGCACGGATCTCTGCACCGCTCAGCGCAATCGTCCCGACTCCCGCCTCCCGCTTTGGAAGGTCCATGCGAATGCCTTCGAACGCCAACGCCGGCACCGTCATGACCGGATCACGCTCCCCCGCCGCAGACAGCCGGAAATCGGACAGTAGGAATTTTCCCTCGTTCACCTGCAGGTTGACCGGAGCAGCCGAAGTATCAAAGTGATACCGGGCATCGACGAGGACGGCCCCGCTCAGGATGTCGAATCGAAATCGATCGCGCAGACTCGGCCAGAACGTGTTGAGTTTGACGTTTGACAGAGAGACATGCCCGTCGGATTCCAGCGGATCGAGGTGGACCGTCCCTTCCCAGGCCAGCGTTTCGCCCTCGCCGAACTCGGCCGAGAAGGCATAGGCGTTTTCACCCCCGCGCCGGGTGCCGAAATTGCGCAGCGTGATCTCAATCGGCACCACATCGATCGTCACCGGTTTGCGTTTCGAATCGTCCCGGTACTCGATGACCCCCTGCCGGATGCTCAGAAGACGGATCTCGACCGGCGGCACAGGGGCGTTCTCCGCCTTGGTATCGGCTGGTGGGGCAAGATCGGCCGGTGAGTCTTGAGACGGCGGCACCAGCCCCAGCAGATTCAACGTGCCATCGGCCCGGATGTGGACAAGGCCAAAGGGGAGGGTCAATCGGATTTCGTCGAACAGATAGGCCGACCGCACCAACGAGGTCCCTTCGAAGTCCACGAAGAGTTCTTCGAACCCCAGCATGGGCGTCTGATCCGGCTCCCGAATCTCGAAGGCCGTCAACATCAGCGAAAAGGTAAATGGATTGATCCGGACGTCACCGAGCACGACAGGGTGCCGAAGACGTTCGGCCAAGGCAGGAATCGCGTAGGTCTTGACGGCATAGGGCGCGACGACAAAACCGAGCAGCGCATAGAGCGCGACGATGCCACAGAGCACAATGAGGGCTGTTCGATACCGCGACAAGAGCGTCATGTCAGGAACACGTTGAGGAGGTGGTGCGCCCGGTTGGAATCGAACCAACGACCCTCAGCTTAGAAGGCCCACCAGAAGCCAATGATATTAATAAAGATTTAGTGTGATTGTATCGCCTAAACGAATGCTAAACCAAGCGAAAATCTTCCTTACAGGTGGGATCAAGTAGGATTAGGTTGGACTGGCATTCGGGAGTGAAACTGGGAGCGAACCGGGAGTAAAACCGGGAGTGGAATTCGGAGGAATTTCTGAAGAACTATCAGGTTCTATCTGGCTAGGACGTGGGCCCTGCATTGTCACGATAAAGTGTGCTCTACCGTAGAACTGAAATCCCCACAAAGATGAATCTGGAGCGTCCCACGCTCTGCAATAGCGGTATTTGAACACCGTGTCGCCTATGTTCACTAAATTTGATGACGTCAGGATTTCAGTGAGTGGTGCGAGATCGGGTCTATAGTGCGTCTCAACCGTCACTCCTGGAGTCAATCTTTGCCGGTAGTGATGCCACATTAGGCCCACCGCTATGCGTTCAACGACTCGCCGTATCCGGAGCGAGTTAAAGCCGATTTGTGCCGCCCTTCCCACGTAAAGGCCCCCTGGTGTCCTTACTTCACAAAGTCTGGCTTGGCTCAGTACCGCTCTGCGCAAACCAAGCCCTGTGTTTGGCATGACTCGTTCC is drawn from Nitrospira sp. ND1 and contains these coding sequences:
- a CDS encoding pentapeptide repeat-containing protein codes for the protein MENTKPPATGLRISDDPMYRLLREGCIKEFNVKRAGGEPVDLTRCDLRGLDLRGLETDGLDFSECYFRQADLRGIDFRNAKLEGASINAAKISGAYFPTELSASEIELSLLHGTRMRYQPKP
- a CDS encoding DUF748 domain-containing protein; the encoded protein is MTLLSRYRTALIVLCGIVALYALLGFVVAPYAVKTYAIPALAERLRHPVVLGDVRINPFTFSLMLTAFEIREPDQTPMLGFEELFVDFEGTSLVRSAYLFDEIRLTLPFGLVHIRADGTLNLLGLVPPSQDSPADLAPPADTKAENAPVPPVEIRLLSIRQGVIEYRDDSKRKPVTIDVVPIEITLRNFGTRRGGENAYAFSAEFGEGETLAWEGTVHLDPLESDGHVSLSNVKLNTFWPSLRDRFRFDILSGAVLVDARYHFDTSAAPVNLQVNEGKFLLSDFRLSAAGERDPVMTVPALAFEGIRMDLPKREAGVGTIALSGAEIRAWLAEDGVVNFKPLFTPVAASREDPVEPQRPATDSGQSWSVDVQAIEVTKAQVAFEDRSLKTPAQLAIDDLHVTVNGIHVPLKGSWPVSAGFRLNQQGTVESKGTLQLEPLQTALTLKLAHIGLRPFQPYLDRRMQVEIRDGELELDGELVYRSQHDPEPMIQYTGQLGLNSLHVADGVSAHEFLGWTALGLNKVALEVAPTRVKIGEIAWRDPAIRFVTAKDGTTNLSRVMKAPAQGPAQPPVSKPVEATVVKKATAPIPIDVNVVRLSKLSATFIDESIEPVITTGIQNLSGTIKGLSSKQIAKAEVALTGTVDEVAPLKIQGQINPLSEDTYTHLTFLFKGVDLTAVSPYAGKYVGYPITKGKLSLDLMYQVSKQQLVGENKVLVDQLTFGEKTDSPDATSLPVRLAVGLLKDRRGRIDIDMPVRGDLNEPDFRYGRVVLNALVNLITKVATSPFSALGGLVGGSGEDLQFIEFMAGSEVLESVEQRKVESIAKALQERPALRVDVAGAADPARDREALALQKIVTEVQRRFTQGGTKNLQAVPSPSREFELLSDLYAEKLGKQPMKREELPGGKFVERVLTADELRQQLFPAMTVEESELRLLAQGRARAIRERLIEQGGLPEDRVFLIDAELAPSEGKQVRVRLNLTGS
- a CDS encoding PEP-CTERM sorting domain-containing protein, which produces MLITRLLTPLLATGILLSAPLSALAIAVYSSSGPNAASIQGSVDGFRNDLGTNNGVGGSFTGGRREINWDGVPAGFSDPNNLPGNFFNSNSARGAVFETPGSAFRVSANSGSATPVRFGSINPSFPSSFSVFSSQKLFTAIDSNIVDVRFFVPGTNQPGAVRGFGSLFTDVDLAGPTTIEFFDFHNNSLGKQTVLNTPGVTSLSFLGVSLEQAIINRVRITAGNAALSALDGFDFVAMDDFIYGEPQAVPAPAAVLLLGSGLAVLVWARRKSLLPD
- a CDS encoding peroxiredoxin, which gives rise to MGLRLGDDAPNFTAETTEGTINFHEWLGGGWGILFSHPKDYTPVCTTELGYMARIKGEFDKRGVKVLAISVDPLDSHRGWTKDINETQNCTVSYPIIADPEKKVADLYDMIHPNSLDSMTVRSVFVIGPDKKIKLMLTYPASCGRNFDELLRVVDSLQLTAKYKVATPVNWKDGQDCIITPAVNDAEAKTLFPKGFKSIKPYLRLTPQPNK